One genomic segment of Rhizobium gallicum bv. gallicum R602sp includes these proteins:
- a CDS encoding vitamin B12-dependent ribonucleotide reductase, with protein MRIERRFTKAGQSAYADIEFRKATSEIKNPDGSIVFRLENIDVPAQFSQVAADILAQKYFRKAGVPAKLKKVEENDVPSFLWRSVADEAALKELPKDQQYGSEIDARQVFDRLAGTWTYWGWKGGYFSSEEDASAFRDELAYMLATQRVAPNSPQWFNTGMHWAYGIDGPGQGHFYVDPFTGKLTKSKSAYEHPQPHACFIQSVEDDLVNEGGIMDLWVREARLFKYGSGTGSNFSYLRGEGEKLSGGGRSSGLMSFLKIGDRAAGAIKSGGTTRRAAKMVVVDIDHPDIEEYINWKVKEEQKVAALVTGSKIVAKHLKAIMKACFNCEGGADADCFDPTKNPALKREIRAAKKDQVPENYVSRVIQFARQGYKDMEFKTYDTDWDSEAYLTVSGQNSNNSVSIRDDFLRAVEADGDWNLTARKDGKVMKTLKARDLWETISYAAWASADPGLHFNTTMNDWHTSPAAGPIRASNPCSEYMFLDDTACNLASLNLMQFKDAATKRINIADYEHAVRLWSVVLEISVMMAQFPSRRIAELSYEYRTIGLGYANIGGLLMSSGIPYDSDEARAIAGSLTAIMTGISYATSAEMAAELGPFPMFAPNRENMLRVIRNHRRAAYGERSGYEGLSINPVALIHGENPDQDLAAHAKSAWDKALELGEKHGYRNAQATVIAPTGTIGLVMDCDTTGIEPDFALVKFKKLAGGGYFKIINRAVPEALRTLGYSESQIAEIEAYAVGHGNLNQAPAINPSTLTSKGFTDEKVEAVNAALKSAFDIKFVFNQWTLGLDFLKGTLKVSDDQLADMSFNLLDHMGFSRKDIEAANIHVCGAMTLEGAPFLKNEHLAVFDCANPCGKIGKRYLSVESHIRMMAAAQPFISGAISKTINMPNDATVDDCKSAYMLSWKLGLKANALYRDGSKLSQPLNASLIEDEGDEDTLEELLAQPAAAQAVTVTEKIIERVIEKVVRSQEKLPGRRKGYTQKAKIGGHTIFLRTGEYDDGRLGEIFLDMNKEGSALRAFINNFAISVSLGLQYGVPLEEYVDAFTFTKFEPAGIVTGNDAIKNATSILDYVFRELAISYLGRHDLAHVDTSDFNNTALGRGVSEGKADVVSKGLTRGYKPTLVSGNATERAASEIKGAATAAPVRASSGATITAIAGNTVRKLETVAAASEVVAFKRDYEERAKELAEEIAEEIAEESSTLFTDAAAADAASAKTEAKKVEAERRARSIMQGYTGNMCTECQNFTMVRNGTCEKCDTCGATSGCS; from the coding sequence ATGCGCATAGAACGCCGTTTCACAAAGGCAGGCCAGAGCGCTTACGCGGACATCGAATTCCGCAAGGCGACGAGCGAGATCAAGAACCCCGACGGTTCGATCGTATTCCGCCTTGAGAACATCGACGTTCCCGCGCAGTTCTCCCAAGTCGCGGCCGACATCCTTGCCCAGAAATATTTCCGCAAGGCCGGCGTTCCGGCAAAGCTGAAGAAGGTTGAGGAAAACGACGTTCCCTCCTTTCTGTGGCGTTCGGTTGCCGATGAGGCAGCCCTCAAGGAGCTGCCGAAGGACCAGCAGTACGGTTCCGAAATCGATGCGCGCCAGGTCTTCGACCGTCTGGCTGGGACCTGGACCTACTGGGGCTGGAAGGGCGGCTACTTCTCGTCTGAGGAAGATGCCTCTGCCTTTCGCGACGAACTCGCCTACATGCTCGCTACCCAACGCGTCGCCCCGAACTCCCCGCAGTGGTTCAACACCGGCATGCACTGGGCCTACGGCATTGACGGCCCCGGCCAGGGCCACTTCTACGTCGACCCCTTCACCGGCAAGCTGACGAAGTCCAAGTCGGCCTACGAGCATCCCCAGCCGCATGCCTGCTTCATCCAGTCGGTCGAGGACGACCTCGTCAACGAAGGCGGCATCATGGACCTCTGGGTTCGCGAAGCCCGCCTCTTCAAGTACGGCTCCGGCACGGGCTCCAACTTCTCGTATCTGCGCGGCGAAGGCGAAAAACTTTCTGGCGGCGGCCGCTCCTCCGGCCTGATGAGCTTCCTGAAGATCGGCGACCGTGCGGCGGGCGCCATCAAGTCGGGCGGCACGACGCGCCGTGCGGCCAAGATGGTCGTCGTCGACATCGATCATCCAGACATCGAGGAATACATCAACTGGAAGGTCAAGGAAGAGCAGAAGGTTGCTGCCCTCGTCACCGGTTCGAAGATCGTCGCCAAGCACCTGAAGGCGATCATGAAGGCCTGCTTCAATTGCGAAGGCGGCGCCGATGCGGATTGCTTCGACCCGACCAAGAACCCTGCCCTCAAGCGCGAAATCCGCGCCGCCAAGAAGGACCAGGTCCCGGAAAACTATGTGAGCCGCGTCATCCAGTTCGCCCGCCAGGGCTACAAGGACATGGAGTTCAAGACCTACGACACGGACTGGGATAGTGAAGCCTACCTCACCGTTTCCGGCCAGAACTCCAACAACTCGGTCTCGATCCGCGACGACTTCCTGCGCGCCGTCGAAGCCGATGGCGACTGGAACCTGACGGCCCGCAAGGATGGTAAGGTCATGAAGACGCTGAAGGCCCGCGACCTCTGGGAGACGATCTCCTATGCCGCCTGGGCATCGGCCGATCCCGGCCTGCACTTCAATACGACGATGAACGACTGGCACACCAGCCCGGCCGCCGGCCCGATCCGCGCCTCCAACCCGTGCTCGGAATACATGTTCCTCGACGACACGGCCTGCAACCTTGCCTCGCTGAACCTCATGCAGTTCAAGGATGCGGCGACAAAGCGGATCAACATCGCCGACTACGAGCATGCCGTGCGTCTGTGGAGCGTCGTGCTCGAAATCTCCGTGATGATGGCGCAGTTCCCGTCGCGCCGCATTGCCGAGCTCTCCTACGAATACCGCACGATCGGTCTCGGCTATGCCAATATCGGCGGCCTGCTGATGTCGTCCGGCATTCCTTATGACAGCGACGAAGCCCGCGCCATCGCAGGCTCCCTGACGGCGATCATGACCGGCATTTCCTATGCCACCTCGGCGGAAATGGCTGCTGAACTCGGCCCGTTCCCGATGTTTGCGCCGAACCGCGAGAACATGCTGCGCGTCATCCGCAACCATCGCCGCGCCGCCTATGGCGAGAGGTCCGGCTATGAAGGCCTGTCGATCAACCCGGTCGCCCTCATCCACGGCGAAAACCCGGATCAAGATCTCGCCGCGCATGCCAAGAGCGCCTGGGACAAGGCACTGGAACTCGGCGAAAAGCACGGCTACCGCAACGCCCAGGCAACCGTAATTGCGCCGACCGGCACGATCGGCCTCGTTATGGATTGCGATACGACTGGCATCGAGCCCGACTTCGCGCTCGTCAAGTTCAAGAAGCTCGCCGGCGGCGGCTACTTCAAGATCATCAACCGCGCGGTACCCGAAGCGCTGCGCACGCTCGGCTACTCCGAAAGCCAGATCGCCGAGATCGAAGCCTATGCTGTCGGCCACGGCAACCTGAACCAGGCGCCCGCCATCAACCCCTCGACGCTGACGTCCAAGGGCTTCACCGACGAGAAGGTCGAGGCCGTCAACGCGGCGCTGAAGTCCGCTTTCGACATCAAGTTCGTCTTCAACCAGTGGACGCTCGGGCTCGACTTCCTGAAGGGCACGCTGAAGGTCTCCGACGACCAGCTTGCCGACATGAGCTTCAACCTGCTCGACCACATGGGCTTCTCGAGGAAGGATATCGAGGCTGCAAACATCCATGTTTGCGGTGCGATGACGCTGGAAGGCGCTCCGTTCCTCAAGAACGAGCACCTCGCCGTCTTCGATTGTGCCAATCCTTGCGGCAAGATCGGCAAGCGTTACCTCTCGGTCGAAAGCCACATCCGCATGATGGCGGCTGCCCAGCCCTTCATCTCGGGTGCGATCTCCAAGACGATCAACATGCCGAACGATGCAACCGTCGACGATTGCAAGAGCGCCTACATGCTCTCCTGGAAGCTCGGCCTCAAGGCCAACGCGCTTTACCGCGACGGCTCGAAGCTGTCGCAGCCGCTGAACGCCTCGCTGATCGAGGACGAAGGCGACGAGGACACGCTGGAGGAACTGCTGGCCCAGCCGGCAGCGGCCCAGGCCGTCACCGTCACCGAGAAGATCATCGAGCGGGTGATCGAGAAGGTCGTGCGCAGCCAGGAAAAGCTGCCGGGCCGCCGCAAGGGCTACACCCAGAAGGCAAAGATCGGCGGCCACACGATTTTCCTGCGCACCGGCGAATATGACGACGGCCGACTCGGCGAGATCTTCCTCGACATGAACAAGGAAGGTTCGGCCCTTCGAGCATTCATCAACAACTTCGCAATCTCGGTCTCGCTCGGCCTGCAATACGGCGTGCCGCTCGAGGAATATGTGGATGCCTTCACCTTCACGAAGTTCGAGCCGGCGGGCATCGTCACCGGCAACGACGCGATCAAGAATGCGACGTCGATCCTCGACTACGTGTTCCGCGAACTCGCCATCTCCTATCTCGGCCGCCACGATCTGGCGCACGTTGATACGTCCGACTTCAATAACACGGCGCTCGGCCGCGGCGTGTCGGAAGGCAAGGCGGATGTCGTCTCCAAGGGCCTGACTCGCGGCTATAAGCCGACGCTGGTTTCCGGAAACGCGACCGAGCGCGCGGCGTCGGAGATCAAGGGTGCTGCAACCGCCGCCCCTGTCCGCGCCTCCTCGGGCGCGACGATCACGGCGATTGCCGGCAACACCGTGCGCAAGCTCGAAACCGTCGCCGCCGCCTCCGAAGTCGTCGCCTTCAAGCGCGATTACGAGGAACGCGCCAAGGAGCTGGCGGAGGAAATCGCCGAAGAGATTGCTGAGGAATCCAGCACGCTCTTCACCGACGCCGCCGCTGCCGACGCAGCCTCTGCCAAGACCGAAGCAAAGAAGGTCGAAGCCGAACGTCGCGCCCGCTCCATCATGCAGGGCTACACGGGCAATATGTGCACCGAGTGCCAGAACTTCACGATGGTACGGAATGGGACCTGCGAGAAGTGCGATACGTGTGGCGCGACGAGCGGATGCAGCTGA
- a CDS encoding chromate resistance protein ChrB domain-containing protein: MKWVTRERPVIDRIACPWLIARFVDKEPEFLFVPPNEVNRVANETGAIPYDVPDVEFTHVGDGCSFDTFVSKYGLDRDPAIVTIAAIVRGADTDRHDLTPQSAGLLAVSMGLRDLSADDHEVLKHGFIIYDALYAWASRRKAETHSWPPVMTSTSA, translated from the coding sequence ATGAAATGGGTTACTCGCGAACGTCCGGTCATCGACCGGATTGCATGCCCGTGGCTGATTGCCCGGTTCGTCGACAAGGAACCCGAATTCCTGTTTGTCCCACCCAACGAGGTGAACCGCGTCGCAAACGAGACCGGGGCAATACCCTATGACGTGCCGGACGTCGAATTCACGCATGTCGGCGACGGCTGCAGCTTCGACACGTTCGTCTCGAAGTACGGGCTCGACCGCGATCCGGCAATCGTGACGATTGCCGCGATCGTGCGGGGCGCCGATACAGACCGGCACGATCTCACGCCGCAATCGGCTGGACTTCTGGCGGTCTCGATGGGATTGCGGGATTTGAGCGCCGACGACCATGAGGTGCTGAAGCACGGCTTCATCATCTACGACGCCCTCTATGCTTGGGCATCGCGCCGCAAGGCGGAGACGCATAGCTGGCCGCCGGTTATGACGTCAACTTCAGCGTGA
- the chrA gene encoding chromate efflux transporter, translated as MTDIHATEPATDPRGDTPSHGIPFREAVRVWARVAALSFGGPAGQIAVMHRIIVEEKRWIGETRFLHALNYCMLLPGPEAQQLAIYIGWLLHKTRGGLVAGILFVLPGVATIMALSWIYAIFGNVGAVQALFFGLKAAVLAVVLEAVVRVGKRALKNNVMVALAAAAFLALFLFHAPFPLVILGAAVIGYFGGRAKKASFLAGNGHGKVGGNQVADAETALGEGIPAHARPPLSWSLKMGGVFLVLWLTPVLALLAVFGPGNVFSDIAVFFSKMAVVTFGGAYAVLAYVAQQAVDTYRWLKPGEMLDGLGMAETTPGPLIMVTQFVGFMGAYRAPGTLNPLLAGTLGGLLTTWVTFTPCFLWIFLGAPYIETLRSNRALSAALGAITAAVVGVILNLAVWFALHVLFGELHQVRGFGMTVDVPVLSSVNMASLVLTLGALLAVFRFKIGMIPVLAACSILGMLFGVATGSV; from the coding sequence ATGACCGACATCCACGCCACCGAGCCGGCCACGGATCCTCGCGGTGATACACCTTCGCATGGCATCCCCTTCCGCGAAGCTGTCCGGGTGTGGGCCCGCGTTGCCGCATTGAGCTTCGGCGGCCCGGCTGGCCAGATCGCGGTCATGCATCGTATCATTGTCGAGGAGAAGCGCTGGATCGGCGAGACGCGGTTCCTGCATGCCCTGAACTACTGCATGCTCCTGCCCGGACCGGAAGCCCAGCAGCTCGCGATCTATATCGGATGGCTGCTGCACAAGACGCGTGGCGGGCTGGTCGCCGGCATCCTGTTCGTGCTGCCGGGTGTCGCGACCATCATGGCGCTTAGCTGGATCTATGCGATCTTCGGCAATGTCGGGGCCGTCCAGGCGCTTTTCTTTGGGTTGAAAGCCGCTGTGCTGGCCGTCGTGCTGGAAGCCGTCGTTCGGGTCGGCAAGCGGGCGCTCAAAAACAACGTGATGGTGGCCCTTGCCGCAGCCGCTTTCCTGGCGCTCTTCCTCTTTCACGCGCCCTTCCCGCTGGTCATCCTGGGTGCGGCGGTAATCGGATACTTCGGCGGGCGCGCCAAAAAAGCATCCTTCCTTGCCGGCAATGGTCATGGCAAGGTGGGTGGCAACCAGGTCGCCGACGCGGAGACTGCGCTGGGCGAAGGCATTCCCGCTCATGCCCGCCCGCCGCTCAGTTGGTCGCTGAAGATGGGCGGCGTGTTTCTGGTCCTGTGGCTGACGCCGGTTCTGGCTTTGCTGGCGGTTTTCGGCCCAGGCAATGTCTTCAGCGACATCGCCGTGTTCTTCTCGAAAATGGCCGTGGTGACCTTTGGCGGCGCCTACGCCGTCCTCGCCTATGTGGCGCAGCAGGCCGTCGACACCTATCGCTGGCTGAAGCCGGGGGAGATGCTCGACGGCCTCGGCATGGCGGAAACGACGCCAGGCCCGCTGATCATGGTCACTCAGTTCGTCGGATTCATGGGTGCGTATCGCGCGCCGGGGACGCTCAACCCGCTCCTGGCCGGCACGCTCGGCGGCCTTCTCACCACCTGGGTCACCTTCACACCCTGCTTCCTCTGGATATTTCTCGGCGCGCCATACATCGAGACGCTGCGCAGCAATAGGGCTCTGTCGGCGGCGCTGGGGGCGATCACGGCGGCGGTGGTGGGCGTGATCCTGAACCTCGCCGTGTGGTTCGCACTTCATGTCCTGTTTGGGGAACTGCATCAGGTTCGCGGGTTCGGCATGACGGTCGATGTGCCTGTGCTCAGTTCGGTCAACATGGCCTCGTTGGTCCTGACCCTGGGTGCCTTGCTCGCGGTGTTCCGCTTCAAGATCGGCATGATACCCGTGCTTGCGGCGTGTTCGATCCTGGGCATGCTTTTTGGAGTCGCGACGGGATCGGTCTGA
- a CDS encoding chromate resistance protein ChrB domain-containing protein — protein sequence MLMNAGELEAEQRWLLLIHQLPTKPSYFRVKIWRRLQGIGAVAVKSTVYALPANAETQEDFEWVLKEIIDGGGEALICEARLIDGLSDAQVRALFDAARDDDFAEIAREARALAAELDTEVTADKRADARSQLVRMRKRLAELVAIDFFGATGRLTVEGLLANLDERVTEDEGMSRAPSKAADPIAEFKGRTWVTRRDVHVDRIACSWLIRRFIDANAPIRFVPGKGYVPKPGEIRFDMFEGEITHEGDRCSFEVLLIRTGMTDPALQAIAEIVHDIDLKDGKFGREETAGIASLIAGIVMTNKADEQRLGQGFHVFDNLYQYFRQKRG from the coding sequence ATGCTTATGAACGCAGGTGAACTCGAGGCTGAGCAGCGCTGGCTGCTCCTGATCCACCAACTACCGACGAAGCCATCCTATTTTCGGGTCAAGATCTGGAGACGGCTACAAGGTATCGGAGCGGTCGCCGTCAAGAGCACAGTGTACGCGCTACCGGCCAACGCCGAGACGCAGGAGGACTTCGAGTGGGTGCTGAAGGAGATCATCGACGGTGGCGGCGAGGCGTTGATCTGTGAGGCGCGCCTCATCGACGGCCTGTCAGACGCACAGGTCCGCGCCCTGTTCGACGCCGCGCGTGACGACGATTTCGCCGAGATCGCCAGGGAAGCACGCGCTCTGGCCGCAGAGCTGGATACGGAGGTGACGGCAGACAAGCGCGCGGACGCTCGCTCCCAACTCGTCCGCATGCGCAAGCGACTCGCCGAGCTCGTGGCGATCGACTTTTTCGGCGCCACGGGCCGCTTAACTGTCGAAGGACTGCTCGCCAACCTCGATGAACGGGTTACGGAGGATGAGGGTATGAGCAGGGCTCCATCAAAAGCCGCCGATCCGATCGCCGAATTCAAGGGGCGGACCTGGGTGACGAGGCGGGATGTTCATGTCGATCGCATCGCCTGCAGTTGGCTGATCCGTCGATTCATCGATGCGAATGCCCCCATCCGCTTCGTGCCAGGAAAGGGTTATGTCCCGAAGCCTGGGGAGATACGTTTCGACATGTTCGAAGGCGAGATCACCCATGAGGGCGACCGCTGCAGTTTCGAGGTCCTGCTCATCCGCACCGGCATGACGGATCCGGCGCTCCAGGCCATCGCAGAGATTGTCCACGACATTGACCTCAAGGACGGCAAGTTCGGCCGCGAGGAGACGGCAGGGATTGCCAGCCTGATTGCCGGGATCGTCATGACGAACAAGGCAGACGAGCAAAGACTCGGGCAAGGCTTCCACGTCTTCGACAATCTCTATCAATATTTCCGCCAGAAGCGCGGGTAA
- the gpt gene encoding xanthine phosphoribosyltransferase, whose product MSFPDKAFPVSWDQFHRDARALAWRIAGLNKEFKGIVCITRGGLVPAAIICRELDIRLIETVCVASYHDYVNQGDMVVLKGVAPELKENGGEGILVIDDLTDTGKTAVQVRAMLPKAHFACVYAKPLGVPTVDTFVTEVSQDTWIYFPWDMGFTYQEPIAKGPR is encoded by the coding sequence ATGTCTTTTCCCGATAAAGCCTTTCCCGTTTCCTGGGATCAGTTCCATCGCGACGCCCGCGCGCTTGCCTGGCGCATCGCCGGCCTCAACAAGGAATTCAAGGGCATTGTCTGCATCACCCGCGGCGGCTTGGTTCCTGCGGCAATCATCTGCCGCGAACTCGACATCCGCCTGATCGAAACGGTCTGCGTCGCTTCGTACCATGACTACGTGAACCAGGGGGATATGGTGGTGCTGAAGGGCGTTGCCCCGGAGCTCAAGGAAAATGGCGGCGAAGGGATCCTCGTCATCGACGATCTCACCGATACCGGCAAGACGGCCGTGCAAGTGCGCGCCATGCTGCCCAAGGCGCATTTTGCCTGCGTCTACGCAAAGCCGCTCGGCGTGCCGACGGTCGACACCTTCGTCACGGAGGTCAGCCAGGATACCTGGATCTACTTCCCCTGGGACATGGGCTTCACCTATCAGGAGCCGATCGCCAAGGGTCCGCGCTGA
- a CDS encoding universal stress protein encodes MPYKTILAILDTADNSRAVSDFAFALAAENDAHVIGLHAENISAVPLVAPMEIPDPVAVQALQDMAHSETVEVERIFRQKAEASGASFEWRSFATSVGYGSAPLIESARSADLLIASQADPSKPSDSQVDIDSFLFESGRPVLMIPYILRQPKAIKRVMIAWNGSKEAARATFDAMPILKAADEVEVFSVDPVDSAMQTAGLAGAEIAATLSRHGVKATLAVAEGTHKSASNVIENRLSDSSIDLLVMGAYTHSRLWQMIFGGTTKSLLQSMTALTLLSR; translated from the coding sequence ATGCCTTACAAGACCATACTCGCCATTCTCGATACGGCCGACAACAGCCGCGCGGTCTCCGATTTTGCCTTTGCGCTTGCCGCCGAAAACGATGCCCATGTCATCGGTCTCCACGCCGAAAACATCTCGGCCGTGCCGCTGGTCGCTCCGATGGAAATTCCCGATCCAGTCGCCGTTCAGGCGCTGCAGGACATGGCGCATTCCGAGACCGTGGAAGTGGAGCGCATCTTCCGCCAGAAAGCCGAAGCGTCCGGCGCATCGTTCGAATGGCGCAGCTTCGCCACCTCAGTGGGTTACGGCTCGGCGCCGCTGATCGAGAGCGCCCGCAGCGCGGACCTCTTGATCGCCTCGCAAGCGGACCCTTCCAAGCCATCTGACAGCCAGGTCGATATCGACAGCTTTCTTTTCGAAAGCGGCCGTCCGGTTCTGATGATCCCGTATATCTTGCGCCAACCGAAAGCGATCAAACGCGTCATGATCGCCTGGAACGGCTCGAAGGAAGCCGCGCGCGCGACATTCGATGCCATGCCTATCCTGAAGGCTGCCGACGAAGTCGAGGTCTTTTCCGTCGATCCGGTGGATTCGGCGATGCAGACGGCGGGCCTGGCGGGAGCGGAAATCGCAGCCACGCTTTCCCGCCACGGCGTGAAGGCGACGCTTGCCGTTGCGGAAGGCACCCATAAGAGCGCCTCGAACGTCATCGAAAACCGCCTCTCCGACAGCAGCATCGATCTCTTGGTGATGGGCGCCTACACCCATTCGCGCCTCTGGCAGATGATCTTCGGCGGCACGACGAAGTCGCTCTTGCAGTCGATGACGGCGCTCACCCTCCTCTCCCGTTGA
- a CDS encoding MFS transporter, with the protein MPAGAQPTAAYLLTSRGLRAFGDGLVSLLLPAYLAVLGFNAFEIGVLATATLAGSAALTLTVGIVAHHFSRRTLLIAAAVLMMATGVAFALVQDFWPLLLIAFVGTLNPSSGDVSVFLPLEHAQLAHSVTDRDRTALFARYSLIGSLAGAVGALAAGAPDILGEAIGLDIKGALQAAFLLYASLGLATLFLYRRLPVEPFDATAAPAEPLGKSRTIVLTLAALFSLDAFAGGLIVQSLLALWLYQRFDLSLAATGAIFFWTGVLSSGSYLIAVRISKRIGLVNTMVFTHLPSSLCLILVPFMPHLAQAIGLLLIRSALSQMDVPTRTSYVMAIVAPGERAAAASVTAVPRSLAAASGPLLAGWLMSISSFGWPLVAAAALKIVYDVLLLFMFRKHRPPEER; encoded by the coding sequence CTGCCTGCCGGTGCCCAGCCCACAGCAGCCTACCTGCTGACGTCGAGAGGGCTGCGGGCGTTCGGCGATGGACTTGTCAGCCTCCTGCTTCCAGCCTATCTGGCCGTTCTCGGTTTCAACGCGTTCGAAATCGGCGTCCTCGCGACGGCGACGCTCGCCGGTTCGGCGGCGCTCACCTTGACTGTCGGCATTGTCGCGCACCATTTCTCCCGCCGCACCCTGTTGATCGCAGCGGCCGTCCTGATGATGGCGACCGGCGTCGCTTTTGCCCTTGTCCAGGACTTCTGGCCGTTGCTTCTCATCGCATTCGTCGGGACGCTGAACCCGTCCTCCGGCGACGTGAGCGTGTTTTTGCCTTTAGAACACGCGCAACTCGCCCACAGCGTTACCGACCGTGATCGCACGGCGCTGTTCGCTCGATACAGCCTTATCGGCTCGCTTGCCGGCGCCGTTGGCGCGCTCGCCGCCGGAGCCCCCGATATTCTCGGCGAAGCTATCGGCCTGGACATCAAAGGGGCCCTGCAGGCAGCTTTCCTGCTCTATGCGTCGCTTGGGCTCGCTACGCTGTTCCTCTATCGTCGGCTGCCGGTCGAACCGTTTGATGCAACTGCGGCACCGGCGGAACCCTTGGGAAAATCCAGAACCATCGTCCTGACGCTTGCCGCACTGTTCAGCCTCGATGCCTTCGCCGGTGGTCTCATCGTGCAGTCGCTGCTGGCGCTGTGGCTCTACCAACGCTTCGATCTATCGCTCGCTGCGACTGGAGCCATCTTCTTCTGGACGGGCGTCCTTTCGTCCGGATCGTATCTTATAGCCGTGCGCATTTCCAAGCGAATCGGGCTTGTCAACACGATGGTGTTCACGCACCTGCCCTCGAGCCTGTGCCTTATACTCGTTCCCTTCATGCCGCACCTTGCTCAGGCCATTGGGCTCCTGTTGATCAGGAGCGCCCTGTCGCAGATGGACGTTCCGACCCGCACCTCCTACGTCATGGCGATCGTCGCCCCCGGCGAACGGGCGGCGGCGGCAAGCGTCACGGCCGTTCCACGGAGCCTGGCCGCGGCGTCGGGTCCCCTTCTTGCAGGCTGGCTGATGTCTATTTCCAGTTTCGGCTGGCCCCTCGTCGCCGCAGCGGCGCTGAAGATCGTCTATGACGTCCTGCTGCTCTTCATGTTCCGGAAGCATCGTCCGCCTGAGGAGCGCTGA
- a CDS encoding Fe-Mn family superoxide dismutase, with amino-acid sequence MHRIMPLPFKPPHLTGLSERLLASHYENNYGGAVRRLNAIERRLDVLDWDAAPVFDINGLKREELVAANSAILHEIYFDGLGGSGDSNGDLASALERDFGSVAGWRAQFTACAKAQAGGSGWTLLTWSERHDRLTVQWAADHTNCLAGGVPVLALDMYEHAYHLDFGSRAGAYVDAFMKNIHWERVALRHRRVMARRGEPVGPVSDDGTHAVAPEDLKERLDRKEDVVLLDVCLAEDLAKRSDMLPGAQLRAPEKIADWADDLPRDKAIVVYCLYGFQVSGDASAELRHRGFDARILAGGIAAWHAIGAPTVPLTAHQGG; translated from the coding sequence ATGCATAGGATCATGCCTCTCCCCTTCAAACCGCCTCACCTTACGGGTCTTTCCGAACGGCTGTTGGCGAGCCATTACGAGAACAACTACGGCGGCGCAGTTCGTCGTCTGAATGCAATCGAGCGCCGGCTTGACGTACTCGATTGGGACGCCGCACCCGTTTTCGACATCAACGGACTGAAGCGGGAGGAGCTGGTCGCCGCCAACTCGGCGATTCTGCACGAGATTTATTTCGACGGACTCGGCGGTTCGGGCGATTCCAACGGTGACCTCGCCTCTGCTCTGGAGCGAGATTTTGGAAGCGTCGCCGGCTGGCGCGCGCAGTTTACGGCTTGCGCCAAGGCACAGGCCGGAGGCTCGGGATGGACCCTCCTCACGTGGTCCGAGCGTCACGACCGGCTGACAGTCCAATGGGCGGCGGATCACACCAACTGCCTCGCCGGCGGTGTGCCGGTCCTTGCGCTTGACATGTACGAGCATGCCTATCACCTCGATTTCGGGTCCAGAGCCGGCGCCTATGTCGATGCCTTCATGAAAAACATCCACTGGGAGCGGGTCGCTTTGCGTCACCGGCGCGTGATGGCTCGACGAGGCGAACCTGTCGGACCTGTCTCCGATGACGGCACGCATGCTGTCGCTCCGGAAGATCTGAAGGAGCGTCTGGATCGAAAAGAAGACGTCGTCCTGCTCGACGTCTGCTTGGCCGAGGATCTTGCCAAACGCAGCGACATGCTGCCGGGAGCGCAACTCCGCGCCCCGGAGAAGATCGCCGATTGGGCCGATGATCTGCCAAGGGACAAAGCGATCGTCGTCTATTGCCTCTATGGTTTCCAGGTCAGCGGCGATGCCTCTGCCGAACTGCGCCATCGTGGCTTCGACGCGCGGATCCTGGCGGGTGGCATAGCCGCCTGGCATGCGATCGGCGCTCCGACCGTCCCGCTGACGGCCCATCAAGGAGGATGA